A DNA window from Maribellus comscasis contains the following coding sequences:
- a CDS encoding TonB-dependent receptor, giving the protein MRHLLLSVLFTTSLFLNLSAQSQKIKIDADGAPLNEVFIGLRDKYAFQFTFDDKSLSKYKITVHREFETKEAVVSYLLQGIPFEFEKNGDVFVIFPARKTTANTKNKITNISGQVVEAETYEPLPFSYILINNRQVQSDQNGNFNFIASADTSFNMQISHLGYFVYDTLFSSSLNQQFELTPSVTQLKEVKVEGFDVERATLIGDAAGHMKINHTIAPYLPGYGDNSVYNVLRLMPGVLASGEQSSDLLVWGGYEGQSKIELDGFTIFGLKNFNDNIGVVNPLLIKTILVLKGGYEAGYGDRVGGIIRITGKNGNRAKPSITLNVNNSTVNSLVEIPVSRKSTLVGAYRQTYYELYNPYDLNIFGHRDMSNSANQHNGNHDNFNGMVDVLVVPDYKFSDANLKYTYRGEKDDIFSASFYSGGDRYSYDIEREFGNFQLGNNYNERNKQFGASAGYSKFWGNKHKTEISISHSKFDNETTEFNSSSEMMGNNGEHGMGHGSGQSNNEIVQVDNEIDESSVKILHQISFINGIQLDLGLDFQQNNVLLYRKEEGQDLIHLNGLSEKYTGFVQGTIPVNKKLTVKPGLRAIYENETGRMFYEPRLSASFNLSETVKLNAAWGQYHQFISKTSFVDNNLNYSWFWSASDGKAIPALNAQHWVGGISYNKNDFLLSVEGYLKKTVGITRYYNETLETGEGFYSGKSRSYGIDFYLKKEYKKNVAWISYTLSKVEENFTFDPSNRYRLAPHDQRHELKFAGIYNWKSFYFSANYVYGSGFEIMRSFNDDDSSIPFYSRLDAAVVYKFSKGKIYGNLGLSVLNVLNRANIKYSNLRRVESGTSEIVNVHSEAVPFTPTLFLTLRI; this is encoded by the coding sequence GTGAGGCATTTACTTCTGTCCGTCTTATTTACCACATCTCTTTTTTTGAACTTGTCGGCTCAATCCCAGAAAATCAAAATTGATGCCGACGGGGCGCCGCTTAATGAGGTATTTATTGGATTGAGAGATAAATATGCTTTTCAGTTCACATTCGACGACAAGTCCCTTTCAAAATATAAAATCACCGTTCACCGGGAATTTGAAACGAAAGAAGCCGTTGTTTCCTACCTGCTGCAAGGGATTCCATTCGAATTCGAAAAAAACGGAGATGTATTTGTGATTTTTCCGGCACGAAAGACAACCGCCAACACAAAAAATAAAATCACAAACATTAGCGGACAGGTGGTTGAAGCAGAAACATACGAACCGCTGCCATTTTCTTACATCCTCATTAACAACCGGCAGGTGCAGTCCGACCAAAACGGGAATTTCAATTTTATCGCTTCTGCCGACACCTCTTTTAACATGCAAATTTCGCATCTGGGCTACTTTGTTTACGATACGTTGTTTTCAAGCAGCCTGAACCAACAATTTGAACTTACACCCTCGGTAACTCAACTCAAAGAAGTTAAAGTGGAAGGATTTGATGTTGAAAGGGCTACCCTGATTGGAGATGCTGCCGGACACATGAAAATAAACCATACCATTGCGCCCTATCTTCCAGGTTACGGCGACAACTCCGTTTACAATGTTTTGCGTTTAATGCCCGGGGTGTTGGCATCCGGCGAACAATCGTCAGATTTGCTGGTATGGGGAGGTTATGAAGGTCAAAGCAAAATTGAACTGGATGGGTTTACAATTTTCGGGCTTAAAAATTTTAATGATAACATTGGCGTTGTAAACCCACTGCTTATTAAAACTATCCTTGTTTTAAAAGGGGGCTACGAAGCCGGTTATGGCGACAGGGTTGGCGGGATTATCCGGATTACAGGTAAAAACGGGAACCGGGCAAAACCATCAATCACGCTTAACGTGAATAATTCAACCGTCAATTCTTTGGTTGAGATTCCGGTGAGCAGGAAATCTACGCTGGTTGGCGCTTACCGGCAAACGTATTACGAACTTTACAATCCCTACGATTTAAATATTTTTGGGCACAGGGACATGTCGAATTCAGCTAATCAGCATAACGGAAATCACGACAATTTCAATGGGATGGTTGATGTGCTGGTGGTTCCCGACTACAAATTCAGCGATGCCAATTTAAAATATACATACCGCGGAGAAAAAGACGATATCTTTTCAGCTTCGTTTTATAGCGGGGGCGACCGTTATTCCTACGATATCGAGAGAGAGTTCGGTAATTTTCAGTTGGGCAATAACTATAATGAAAGGAACAAACAATTTGGGGCGTCAGCTGGTTATTCAAAATTTTGGGGAAACAAGCACAAAACTGAAATAAGCATAAGCCATTCTAAGTTCGACAATGAAACAACTGAGTTCAACTCCTCATCAGAAATGATGGGAAATAACGGGGAACACGGAATGGGACATGGAAGTGGACAAAGCAACAACGAAATAGTACAGGTTGATAATGAAATAGATGAATCTTCCGTTAAAATACTCCATCAAATTTCTTTTATAAACGGAATTCAGCTCGACTTAGGGTTGGATTTTCAACAGAACAATGTGTTGCTTTACCGAAAAGAAGAGGGGCAGGACCTAATCCACCTGAATGGCTTATCTGAAAAATATACCGGGTTTGTCCAGGGTACAATTCCGGTAAACAAAAAATTAACAGTAAAACCCGGGTTGCGCGCGATTTACGAAAATGAAACAGGTAGAATGTTTTACGAACCCCGGTTGAGCGCTTCCTTTAACCTTTCCGAAACCGTAAAATTAAATGCTGCATGGGGGCAATATCACCAGTTTATATCTAAAACATCATTTGTTGATAATAACCTGAATTATTCCTGGTTTTGGAGCGCCAGTGACGGAAAGGCAATTCCGGCATTAAACGCACAACATTGGGTTGGTGGAATTTCATACAACAAAAACGATTTTTTGCTAAGCGTTGAAGGTTATTTAAAAAAAACCGTCGGGATTACCCGATACTACAATGAGACCCTGGAAACCGGTGAAGGCTTTTATTCAGGAAAAAGCAGAAGTTATGGCATTGATTTTTACCTAAAAAAAGAATACAAAAAGAATGTAGCCTGGATTTCATATACCCTAAGTAAAGTGGAAGAAAATTTTACGTTCGACCCTTCAAACCGTTACCGGCTTGCTCCACACGACCAGCGGCACGAGCTTAAATTCGCCGGAATTTATAATTGGAAATCCTTCTATTTTTCAGCCAATTATGTCTATGGTTCAGGCTTCGAAATAATGAGAAGCTTTAATGATGACGATTCCTCAATTCCCTTTTACAGCAGGCTCGATGCCGCTGTAGTTTATAAATTCAGCAAAGGCAAAATTTATGGAAATTTAGGGCTTTCCGTTCTGAATGTATTGAACAGGGCAAATATAAAATACTCTAATTTACGAAGGGTTGAATCCGGCACTTCGGAAATAGTAAATGTACATTCGGAAGCTGTACCTTTTACCCCTACTTTGTTTTTAACGTTGAGAATATGA